A window of Hyperolius riggenbachi isolate aHypRig1 chromosome 1, aHypRig1.pri, whole genome shotgun sequence contains these coding sequences:
- the ARL14EPL gene encoding ARL14 effector protein-like, producing MSEKSGKSTSVKSSEKQEVMEAELSKEDQHRDQKQMQIERQLKCLAFQNPGPQVADFNPETRKQKKKAYMSQMNGYYSTGKTSMKKKYDKRGMLLCNNQDLCDCLEESCRGCFYPCPKCTSTKCGPECRCNRKWVYDRIQTEAGDIISKMPFCVPN from the exons ATGAGTGAAAAATCTGGGAAGTCAACCAGTGTGAAAAGCAGCgaaaagcaggaagtgatggaagCGGAACTTTCTAAAGAAGACCAACACAGGGACCAGAAACAGATG CAGATTGAACGACAATTGAAATGTTTGGCCTTTCAAAACCCGGGACCGCAAGTTGCTGATTTTAATCCTGAAACTCGGAAACAAAAGAAGAAAGCTTACATGTCCCAAATGAATGGATACTACTCAACTGGCAA GACGTCTATGAAGAAGAAGTACGATAAGCGTGGAATGCTCCTGTGCAATAATCAGGATCTGTGTGACTGCTTGGAGGAGAGCTGCAGAGGATGCTTCTACCCCTGCCCGAAATGTACTTCCACCAAGTGTGGGCCCGAGTGTCGCTGCAACAGGAAATGGGTCTATGACAGAAtccaaacagaggctggtgacatcATAAGTAAAATGCCATTTTGTGTCCCAAATTAA